The proteins below are encoded in one region of Reichenbachiella sp. 5M10:
- a CDS encoding type IX secretion system membrane protein PorP/SprF encodes MCTLGSLPLHAQQQGMFTQYMFNGLALNPAYAGSQETLSLTALTRYQWVGIDGAPNTQTFSAHAPFKKDRIALGLQLYNDNIGVSNTFSTFVSAAYRINFEKATLSMGLQLGFSSYKSDVTALNPVFDLDDVALSENVHEPFKPNMGTGAYFYSDRYYIGLSLPTLFNSTINSFDIDDSNLTYKSGTSKRHTYLTAGYVFDLGTHFKLKPSTLLKYVAGAPIQFDINANLLIDEVVWVGVSYRNGESIDFLVELLITSDLRLGYAYDYTLNDLNNISQGSHELMLNYRIEFKKDNITSPRYF; translated from the coding sequence ATGTGTACACTGGGATCACTACCGCTTCATGCACAACAGCAAGGAATGTTTACCCAGTATATGTTCAATGGGCTAGCCCTCAATCCCGCTTATGCTGGATCACAAGAGACACTGAGTTTGACAGCTCTCACTCGATACCAATGGGTGGGAATAGATGGTGCCCCAAACACTCAGACCTTCTCGGCACATGCCCCTTTCAAAAAGGACCGCATTGCCTTGGGGCTACAGCTTTACAACGACAACATTGGAGTATCCAACACCTTTTCCACTTTTGTCTCAGCAGCATATCGCATCAATTTCGAAAAGGCCACCCTCTCAATGGGACTACAGCTAGGTTTTTCCAGTTACAAGTCTGATGTCACAGCCCTCAATCCCGTCTTTGACCTTGATGATGTTGCCTTGAGTGAAAATGTACATGAGCCATTCAAGCCCAACATGGGTACTGGTGCTTACTTTTACAGTGATCGGTACTACATAGGACTCTCTCTACCTACCTTGTTCAACTCAACCATCAATTCTTTTGATATCGATGATTCCAATTTGACGTACAAGAGTGGTACCTCAAAAAGGCACACATACCTCACCGCGGGGTATGTCTTTGACCTAGGCACACACTTCAAATTGAAACCCAGCACATTGCTCAAATATGTAGCTGGAGCACCAATCCAGTTTGATATCAATGCCAACTTACTCATCGATGAGGTTGTATGGGTTGGTGTCTCTTACCGAAATGGTGAGAGTATCGACTTCCTCGTGGAACTTTTGATTACAAGTGACCTACGACTAGGGTATGCTTATGACTACACCCTCAACGACCTCAACAACATCAGTCAAGGTTCGCACGAGCTGATGCTCAACTACCGAATAGAATTTAAGAAAGACAACATCACCTCTCCTAGATACTTCTAA
- a CDS encoding OmpA family protein, whose product MTIQLFKFLLIVCIVWVPFASHAQNYAEIKYLGKSSEDKGDTEWDNESYVAAIKYYKYALQEDSSNLDVQLKIARSYRKINDNIEAEPHFRTYISHLDLASASAALDSAKLNIPDSIKADILYAFIEVLASNKKYDEASLWFEKYRTLKHSNPEQFARLSAYAEHTGFYKDQKYYTVSHLTQNNNRSDFGPAYYRDGFLFISNLHEKVIVRSKTKETKEDYFEIFYTQKRPDGGFEKAVIFSKKSRIKFHEGPLCAYQNGSKLAITRNTLDNKGKILRNAEGGNTLSIYLADIIDDKIKNVKPFPYNSPDYNTAYPAVSEDGSFMIFSSDMPGGFGKADLYITHWDGEAWTEPKNLGPKINTTERDVYPSLNGNVLYFASNGRPGLGGLDVYKTILSGSEPGAIKNVGAPVNSNKDDFGMITRTGKEGYFVSNRRNELHDVIYNYTYTKKNDDKLIAYVYAVDTTQYEPSVDSMAVDSSRYKVLHNASINVVDTRDNNYLAPIEVRNDTFVYVLDTGVEYSVLAAKQQYFTNKVSFQSGSEMNGELDWPVPLDSMEVGKSMVLKDILYDFDKATLRDSSKFQLNYLIVMLQDNPTMKAELHSHTDTRGNESYNMRLSKRRAQSVVDYMVNAGIREDRLVPVGMGESDPIIDCQDECSEDDHQLNRRTELIVTDL is encoded by the coding sequence ATGACTATCCAGTTATTCAAATTTTTACTCATTGTATGCATCGTTTGGGTCCCCTTCGCATCCCATGCCCAAAACTATGCTGAAATCAAGTACCTCGGTAAATCAAGTGAAGACAAAGGGGATACCGAGTGGGACAACGAGTCCTATGTCGCAGCTATCAAATACTACAAATACGCACTACAAGAAGACTCAAGCAACCTCGATGTACAACTAAAAATTGCGAGGAGCTACCGCAAGATCAATGACAACATTGAAGCAGAACCACACTTCCGGACCTACATTTCCCATTTGGACCTGGCATCAGCAAGTGCTGCCTTGGATTCTGCAAAACTCAATATTCCAGACTCCATCAAAGCAGACATTCTCTATGCATTCATAGAAGTACTGGCAAGTAACAAAAAGTATGACGAAGCAAGCCTTTGGTTTGAAAAATACAGAACACTTAAACACTCCAACCCAGAACAATTTGCTAGATTATCTGCGTATGCTGAGCATACTGGTTTTTACAAAGATCAGAAATACTATACCGTTTCTCATTTGACGCAAAACAACAACCGGTCTGATTTTGGTCCTGCCTACTACCGCGATGGTTTTTTGTTTATCTCGAACCTTCATGAGAAAGTGATCGTTAGGAGCAAAACCAAAGAAACCAAAGAGGACTATTTTGAAATATTCTATACACAAAAGCGTCCCGATGGAGGTTTTGAAAAAGCTGTAATATTCAGTAAAAAGAGTCGAATCAAATTTCATGAAGGTCCCTTGTGTGCATACCAAAACGGATCCAAGCTAGCCATAACAAGAAACACTCTCGACAACAAAGGTAAAATCCTCCGCAACGCAGAAGGGGGAAACACCCTAAGCATCTACCTAGCAGACATCATCGATGACAAAATCAAGAACGTAAAGCCTTTCCCATACAACAGTCCAGATTACAACACGGCATACCCTGCCGTATCCGAAGACGGATCTTTTATGATCTTCTCTTCAGACATGCCTGGGGGATTTGGTAAAGCAGACTTGTACATCACCCATTGGGACGGTGAAGCCTGGACCGAGCCCAAAAACCTCGGCCCCAAAATCAACACAACCGAGCGAGACGTCTACCCTTCTCTCAACGGAAATGTGCTCTACTTCGCATCCAATGGTCGTCCTGGACTAGGTGGTCTCGACGTGTACAAGACCATCTTATCAGGTAGCGAACCAGGGGCCATCAAAAATGTAGGAGCTCCAGTCAACTCCAACAAAGATGATTTTGGCATGATCACTCGTACAGGGAAAGAGGGGTATTTCGTCTCCAACAGAAGAAACGAACTCCATGACGTAATCTATAACTATACCTACACCAAAAAGAACGATGACAAACTCATCGCCTACGTCTATGCCGTCGATACCACACAATACGAACCTAGTGTCGACAGTATGGCAGTCGACAGTTCCCGATACAAAGTCCTACACAACGCATCCATCAATGTGGTGGACACACGAGACAACAACTACCTCGCACCGATAGAAGTACGCAACGACACGTTCGTCTATGTCCTAGATACAGGTGTAGAATACTCCGTTTTGGCTGCCAAACAACAATATTTCACCAACAAAGTAAGTTTTCAATCCGGAAGTGAGATGAATGGAGAACTGGACTGGCCAGTCCCTCTTGACTCTATGGAAGTAGGCAAGTCCATGGTTCTCAAGGATATCTTATACGATTTTGACAAAGCAACGCTTCGGGACTCATCCAAATTTCAACTCAACTACCTCATCGTGATGCTTCAGGACAACCCGACCATGAAAGCGGAACTACATTCTCATACGGATACAAGAGGAAATGAAAGCTATAACATGCGTCTCTCTAAGCGCCGTGCCCAGTCTGTGGTAGATTATATGGTCAACGCAGGTATTCGTGAGGACCGACTCGTTCCCGTCGGAATGGGAGAATCAGACCCTATCATTGATTGTCAAGACGAGTGCTCTGAAGATGATCATCAACTTAACCGCCGAACCGAGCTTATAGTCACCGACCTCTGA
- a CDS encoding DUF1456 family protein has protein sequence MTNNDILRRIRFALDYKDSHMIAIFGHEGMEVSKPQIKNWLKRNEEAEFVELSDTDLSTFLDGLITEKRGKKEGAKPTHTPRLNNNIIFRKLRIALNLTDTDILALYALAEMNISKHELSAFFRNPKQPQYRSCQDQFLRNFLNGLQIKLKSERTIKSRLSKDPNGS, from the coding sequence ATGACAAACAACGATATCCTGCGCAGAATTCGATTTGCTCTAGACTACAAAGACTCTCATATGATAGCCATATTTGGCCATGAAGGCATGGAAGTATCCAAACCACAGATAAAGAATTGGTTAAAGAGAAACGAGGAAGCAGAATTCGTTGAACTTTCTGACACTGATCTGTCCACTTTTTTGGATGGACTGATCACAGAAAAAAGAGGCAAAAAAGAAGGTGCTAAACCCACTCATACTCCTCGTCTCAACAACAACATCATCTTTCGAAAGTTGAGGATAGCGCTAAACCTAACAGATACCGATATTTTAGCGCTATATGCCCTTGCCGAGATGAATATCAGCAAGCACGAACTTAGTGCCTTTTTTCGCAATCCAAAACAACCGCAATACCGCTCCTGTCAAGATCAATTCTTAAGAAATTTCCTCAACGGACTACAAATCAAACTCAAATCCGAACGGACCATCAAGAGTAGACTTTCTAAAGACCCCAACGGGTCGTAA
- a CDS encoding DUF190 domain-containing protein, whose translation MKDFITVRIYFENGQKIHSQSWWKNLFASDFATQLLKHAKASDLQQALHLHVDKGYFDKGKIQWASGEIRHFKHPHIIEITDTKSKVHGFLDQHKALLQAASPVLVKNETLLYH comes from the coding sequence ATGAAAGACTTCATCACAGTACGCATCTATTTCGAAAATGGGCAGAAAATCCACTCTCAGTCATGGTGGAAAAACCTATTTGCTTCGGATTTTGCCACACAACTGTTGAAGCATGCCAAAGCCTCTGATTTGCAACAGGCCCTGCACCTACACGTCGACAAGGGCTATTTTGACAAGGGAAAAATCCAATGGGCTTCTGGTGAAATTCGACATTTCAAACATCCACACATCATAGAAATCACCGATACTAAATCAAAGGTCCATGGCTTTCTTGACCAACACAAGGCTCTTCTACAAGCAGCTTCACCAGTGCTTGTCAAAAATGAAACCCTACTCTACCACTGA
- a CDS encoding electron transfer flavoprotein subunit beta/FixA family protein, giving the protein MKILVCITHVPDTTSKIAFTENNTQFDKTGVQYIIGPYDDYALARAVELKEQTSGSITVLNVGEAETEPTLRKALAIGADDAIRINAAPKDSYYVANQISAIAKEGQYDLILMGRESIDFNNGVVHGMVGELLGIPSLSPIMTLEIDGTTAKMTREIEGGKESLEAQLPLVLGCQEPIAEWKIPNMRGIMTARSKPLQVIDPSDDSTRTLLKAYEQPAAKGAVKMIDADNVAELVNLLKNEAKVI; this is encoded by the coding sequence ATGAAGATACTCGTTTGTATAACCCACGTACCCGATACGACATCCAAAATCGCCTTTACAGAAAATAACACACAGTTTGATAAGACTGGCGTACAATACATTATCGGGCCCTATGACGACTATGCCCTCGCGCGAGCGGTAGAACTCAAAGAACAGACCAGCGGCAGCATCACTGTACTCAACGTCGGGGAAGCAGAAACAGAACCCACGCTACGTAAAGCCTTGGCTATTGGTGCAGATGATGCCATCCGAATCAATGCTGCACCCAAAGACTCCTACTATGTAGCCAACCAAATCTCTGCAATCGCTAAAGAAGGCCAATATGACCTGATCCTCATGGGTCGGGAGTCCATTGACTTCAACAACGGTGTAGTACACGGTATGGTCGGAGAACTGCTCGGCATCCCCTCTCTCTCTCCAATCATGACTTTGGAAATCGACGGCACCACTGCCAAAATGACCAGAGAAATCGAAGGAGGCAAAGAATCTCTGGAAGCCCAACTCCCTCTGGTACTCGGCTGTCAAGAACCCATCGCCGAATGGAAAATCCCAAACATGCGTGGCATCATGACGGCTCGTTCCAAGCCACTACAAGTCATAGATCCCTCAGATGACAGTACACGTACCTTACTCAAAGCCTACGAACAACCTGCTGCCAAGGGAGCTGTCAAGATGATCGATGCGG
- a CDS encoding voltage-gated chloride channel family protein, whose amino-acid sequence MNSNDIKRHLRSMEQIPTLIYLIKWLVICTLVGATVGSISAFFLYSLDWATTWREAHLWIIALLPLGGFIIGLFYHLYGTSVVKGNNLLLEEFHSPSKIIPFRMVPLVLFGTILTHLFGGSAGREGTAVQMGGAIADRFTKLLRLPKSDRKILLIAGISAGFAAVFGTPLAGGIFALEVLVLGRIRLDAIVPSFIAAILANYTCELWGATHTHYHINHVPAMTPAHLLWALLAGIIFGLVAMSFSKITHFWGRLFGKHIAYPPLRPVIGGSVIALSVYLLGTTKYIGLGVPMIVDAFDIQLNSYDFVLKILFTSFTLGAGFKGGEVTPLFFIGATLGNVLIWFIPLPMSLLAGMGFVAVFAGATNTPIACTVMGIELFGIDSGVFIALACGTAYLFSGHSGVYSSQIIGSPKHENLQEEKGLPLSQVKKKRQQE is encoded by the coding sequence ATGAACAGCAACGACATCAAGCGTCACCTACGCTCTATGGAGCAAATCCCTACATTGATCTACTTGATCAAATGGCTCGTAATCTGCACACTAGTTGGGGCTACGGTAGGGAGTATTTCAGCCTTTTTCCTCTACAGTTTGGACTGGGCCACTACATGGAGGGAAGCCCATCTCTGGATCATAGCCTTACTACCTCTAGGTGGATTCATCATTGGACTCTTCTACCACCTTTACGGAACGAGTGTCGTCAAGGGCAACAACCTCCTACTGGAAGAGTTTCACTCCCCCAGCAAAATCATCCCGTTTCGGATGGTTCCATTGGTGTTGTTTGGCACGATCCTAACCCACCTATTCGGAGGATCCGCTGGTCGTGAGGGCACTGCCGTGCAAATGGGTGGAGCCATTGCAGATCGGTTCACCAAACTACTCCGTCTCCCCAAAAGCGACCGAAAAATTTTATTGATTGCAGGCATCAGTGCTGGGTTTGCCGCAGTATTTGGCACACCCCTAGCGGGCGGCATATTTGCACTAGAAGTCTTGGTACTAGGCAGGATCCGATTGGATGCCATTGTCCCAAGTTTTATCGCCGCAATACTAGCCAACTACACTTGTGAGCTATGGGGTGCCACGCATACACACTACCACATCAACCATGTTCCAGCAATGACTCCTGCCCACCTCCTTTGGGCTCTATTGGCAGGAATCATCTTTGGGCTAGTAGCGATGTCTTTTTCTAAAATCACCCATTTTTGGGGACGTTTATTTGGCAAACACATAGCCTATCCCCCACTTCGCCCTGTGATCGGAGGTAGCGTAATTGCTCTCAGCGTATACCTGCTTGGGACGACCAAATACATAGGGCTAGGAGTCCCCATGATCGTCGATGCCTTTGACATCCAACTCAACTCCTATGATTTTGTCCTCAAAATCCTCTTCACCTCCTTTACTCTAGGAGCTGGTTTCAAGGGTGGTGAAGTGACCCCTTTGTTTTTCATAGGCGCAACGCTAGGCAACGTCCTCATCTGGTTCATCCCACTTCCAATGAGTCTACTAGCAGGTATGGGATTCGTCGCAGTTTTTGCGGGAGCTACCAATACACCAATCGCTTGTACCGTCATGGGAATAGAGCTCTTTGGAATAGATTCTGGTGTATTCATTGCGCTAGCATGCGGTACAGCCTATTTGTTTTCAGGACACTCTGGTGTCTATAGCTCACAAATCATTGGTAGCCCCAAACACGAAAACCTACAAGAAGAGAAAGGGCTGCCCCTCTCTCAGGTCAAGAAAAAAAGACAACAGGAATGA
- a CDS encoding potassium channel family protein produces the protein MLFHTKYKEHPVMRYRYIILFVVILGKLFIPVILNSNLGNRYIDPLFDVLLFWASMLIVQKLRRAVMAIGVLGAVGLLFNFMGRSTDKFGLCLFSIFIAIVTYELFRDLVGKKSIQINEIVGAMDGYILVGYIGSLMFLLIHLIYPNAFSNVSPGRAGMSDLIYFSFVTMLTIGYGDIVPQVPAARSLVIMIGLVGQFYLVIVIATFVGKFLMNSSKRG, from the coding sequence ATGTTGTTTCATACCAAGTACAAAGAACATCCAGTGATGCGCTACCGCTACATCATTCTATTTGTCGTTATTTTGGGCAAGTTGTTCATCCCTGTTATTCTCAATTCTAATTTGGGCAATCGCTACATTGACCCGCTCTTTGATGTGCTGCTTTTCTGGGCATCTATGCTTATAGTACAGAAGCTTCGTAGGGCAGTGATGGCTATTGGTGTATTGGGGGCTGTGGGGCTATTGTTCAACTTTATGGGGCGGAGCACTGATAAGTTTGGCTTGTGTCTGTTTTCTATTTTTATTGCGATTGTGACCTACGAACTGTTTCGTGATTTGGTAGGAAAAAAGAGTATCCAAATCAACGAGATTGTGGGAGCCATGGATGGTTACATTTTGGTTGGGTACATTGGTTCACTGATGTTTTTGCTCATTCATCTTATTTATCCCAATGCCTTTTCTAATGTATCGCCAGGTAGGGCTGGGATGAGTGATTTGATTTATTTTAGTTTTGTGACCATGCTTACTATTGGGTACGGTGATATTGTGCCTCAGGTACCTGCAGCTAGGAGTTTGGTGATTATGATTGGGCTGGTCGGACAGTTCTATTTGGTGATCGTCATAGCAACTTTCGTGGGCAAGTTTTTGATGAACTCGTCCAAGAGAGGGTGA